In Gallus gallus isolate bGalGal1 chromosome 6, bGalGal1.mat.broiler.GRCg7b, whole genome shotgun sequence, a single genomic region encodes these proteins:
- the TLX1 gene encoding T-cell leukemia homeobox protein 1 (The RefSeq protein has 1 non-frameshifting indel compared to this genomic sequence), with amino-acid sequence MEHLGAHHLHQGQAEPISFGIDQILNTSEPGSCMVSHPRLQDSADYGLGCIVGSAYNTVTGGYGASGGGAGAYGGTSCSMGALPGSYNVNMAVSMNGNALSSAGGVIRVPAHRPVAGGVHQPLSAAVPPVNGMNSLTGLTFPWMESNRRYTKDRFTGHPYQNRTPPKKKKPRTSFTRLQICELEKRFHRQKYLASAERAALAKALKMTDAQVKTWFQNRRTKWRRQTAEEREAERQQANRILMQLQQEAFQKTINQPIQADPICVHNSSLFALQNLQPWSDDSTKITSVTTVASACE; translated from the exons ATGGAGCACCTCGGGGCTCACCACCTGCACCAAGGCCAAGCCGAGCCCATCAGCTTCGGCATCGACCAGATCCTCAACACGTCGGAGCCGGGAAGCTGCATGGTGTCCCACCCGCGACTGCAGGACTCGGCGGATTACGGCCTGGGTTGCATCGTGGGCAGCGCCTACAACACGGTCACCGGCGGCTACGgggcgagcggcggcggcggggccggagccTACGGCGGCACCTCGTGCAGTATGGGAGCCTTGCCCGGCTCCTACAACGTGAACATGGCGGTGAGCATGAACGGCAACGCTTTGAGCTCGGCCGGGGGGGTGATCCGCGTCCCGGCCCACCGCCCCGTAGCCGGCGGCGTGCACCAGCCCCTCTCCGCCGCCGTGCCGCCGGTGAACGGCATGAACAGTCTGACGGGGCTCACCTTCCCCTGGATGGAGAGCAACAGGCGGTACACAAAGGACAGGTTCACAG GTCACCCCTACCAGAACCGCACGCCCCCCAAGAAGAAGAAGCCGCGCACGTCCTTCACCCGCCTGCAGATCTGTGAGCTGGAGAAGCGCTTCCACCGGCAGAAGTACCTGGCCTCTGCTGAGCGTGCAGCCCTGGCCAAGGCCCTCAAGATGACGGACGCCCAGGTGAAGACGTGGTTCCAGAACCGGCGCACCAAGTGGAG GAGGCAGACAGCGGAGGAGCGGGAGGCCGAGAGGCAGCAAGCAAACCGCATCCtcatgcagctgcagcaggaggcctTCCAAAAAACCATCAACCAGCCCATCCAGGCCGACCCCATCTGCGTGCACAACTCCTCTCTCTTCGCCCTGCAGAACCTCCAGCCCTGGTCTGACGACTCCACCAAGATCACCAGCGTCACCACCGTCGCCTCCGCCTGCGAATAA
- the TLX1 gene encoding T-cell leukemia homeobox protein 1 isoform X1 — protein sequence MEHLGAHHLHQGQAEPISFGIDQILNTSEPGSCMVSHPRLQDSADYGLGCIVGSAYNTVTGGYGASGGGGAGAYGGTSCSMGALPGSYNVNMAVSMNGNALSSAGGVIRVPAHRPVAGGVHQPLSAAVPPVNGMNSLTGLTFPWMESNRRYTKDRFTVALSPFTVTRRIGHPYQNRTPPKKKKPRTSFTRLQICELEKRFHRQKYLASAERAALAKALKMTDAQVKTWFQNRRTKWRRQTAEEREAERQQANRILMQLQQEAFQKTINQPIQADPICVHNSSLFALQNLQPWSDDSTKITSVTTVASACE from the exons ATGGAGCACCTCGGGGCTCACCACCTGCACCAAGGCCAAGCCGAGCCCATCAGCTTCGGCATCGACCAGATCCTCAACACGTCGGAGCCGGGAAGCTGCATGGTGTCCCACCCGCGACTGCAGGACTCGGCGGATTACGGCCTGGGTTGCATCGTGGGCAGCGCCTACAACACGGTCACCGGCGGCTACGgggcgagcggcggcggcggggccggagccTACGGCGGCACCTCGTGCAGTATGGGAGCCTTGCCCGGCTCCTACAACGTGAACATGGCGGTGAGCATGAACGGCAACGCTTTGAGCTCGGCCGGGGGGGTGATCCGCGTCCCGGCCCACCGCCCCGTAGCCGGCGGCGTGCACCAGCCCCTCTCCGCCGCCGTGCCGCCGGTGAACGGCATGAACAGTCTGACGGGGCTCACCTTCCCCTGGATGGAGAGCAACAGGCGGTACACAAAGGACAGGTTCACAG TGGCCCTCTCACCCTTCACTGTAACACGCCGTATAGGTCACCCCTACCAGAACCGCACGCCCCCCAAGAAGAAGAAGCCGCGCACGTCCTTCACCCGCCTGCAGATCTGTGAGCTGGAGAAGCGCTTCCACCGGCAGAAGTACCTGGCCTCTGCTGAGCGTGCAGCCCTGGCCAAGGCCCTCAAGATGACGGACGCCCAGGTGAAGACGTGGTTCCAGAACCGGCGCACCAAGTGGAG GAGGCAGACAGCGGAGGAGCGGGAGGCCGAGAGGCAGCAAGCAAACCGCATCCtcatgcagctgcagcaggaggcctTCCAAAAAACCATCAACCAGCCCATCCAGGCCGACCCCATCTGCGTGCACAACTCCTCTCTCTTCGCCCTGCAGAACCTCCAGCCCTGGTCTGACGACTCCACCAAGATCACCAGCGTCACCACCGTCGCCTCCGCCTGCGAATAA